Proteins co-encoded in one Chloroflexota bacterium genomic window:
- a CDS encoding FAD-dependent oxidoreductase, with protein MQILEPSKTIEVIAETDVLVVGSGPGGLAAAIAAAREGVSVMLVERYGCFGGVISQVGVETIAWYRHEGTTDVEGIGLEFEQRAKELGGTSKEPQSQSEALDAEMFKFVADQLVSESGIRPLLHCSVVAPILEGNTIKGVITESKMGRKAILAKVVIDASGDADIAHRAGVPCWKMPKDEMMGVTVMFSCAGIKKARFQEYIRANPSTYRDWGKLWNMKTTGKEDDLFSTYLEKPFNLARQAGIIPENIKSIGGTWSTITDAGEATNLNMVYMTGYDCTNVWDLTAAEIEGRKQAMLAIEAMRSFVPGFENAKLRNFGMTLGTRDSRKISSDYSLSGHDVRNQAQFEDSIGIFPEFLDGYGLLVLPTTGRYFQVPYGILVPKNIDNLLVAGRSVGGDKIAHSATRSMMCCTVTGQGAGVAASIAVKTACTPRTTDIKRVQDALIRQQVRLR; from the coding sequence ATGCAAATTCTTGAACCATCAAAAACAATTGAAGTTATTGCTGAAACCGACGTTTTAGTTGTCGGCAGCGGGCCGGGCGGGCTGGCGGCGGCGATAGCCGCGGCGCGTGAAGGTGTTTCGGTCATGCTCGTAGAGCGCTACGGTTGCTTTGGGGGCGTGATCTCGCAGGTTGGCGTGGAAACGATTGCCTGGTATCGCCACGAAGGCACCACCGATGTCGAAGGCATCGGCCTCGAATTTGAGCAGCGCGCCAAAGAATTGGGCGGCACGTCAAAAGAACCCCAATCGCAGAGTGAAGCGCTCGACGCCGAGATGTTCAAATTTGTCGCCGACCAACTCGTGAGCGAGTCCGGTATCCGTCCATTGCTGCATTGTTCGGTCGTCGCTCCGATCTTAGAGGGCAACACCATCAAAGGTGTCATCACCGAGAGCAAGATGGGACGCAAGGCCATCCTTGCCAAAGTTGTGATCGATGCCTCCGGCGATGCCGATATTGCTCATCGCGCGGGCGTACCCTGCTGGAAGATGCCCAAAGACGAGATGATGGGCGTGACCGTGATGTTCTCCTGCGCTGGAATCAAAAAGGCGCGTTTTCAGGAATATATTCGCGCCAACCCATCTACATACAGAGATTGGGGCAAGCTCTGGAATATGAAAACCACGGGCAAAGAAGATGATCTGTTCAGCACCTACCTCGAAAAACCATTTAATCTTGCTCGTCAGGCGGGCATTATCCCCGAAAATATCAAAAGCATCGGCGGCACCTGGAGTACGATCACCGACGCGGGCGAAGCCACGAACCTGAACATGGTCTATATGACCGGCTACGATTGCACCAATGTTTGGGATTTAACCGCCGCCGAGATCGAAGGCCGCAAACAGGCCATGCTGGCGATTGAAGCCATGCGCTCTTTTGTGCCCGGCTTTGAGAATGCCAAATTGCGCAATTTTGGTATGACTTTGGGGACGCGTGATTCTCGCAAAATTAGCAGCGACTACTCCCTGAGCGGCCACGACGTCCGCAATCAGGCGCAATTTGAAGATTCGATTGGCATTTTCCCCGAATTCTTGGACGGCTACGGTCTGTTGGTACTACCGACGACCGGGCGTTATTTTCAGGTTCCGTATGGCATTCTTGTGCCGAAAAACATCGATAATCTACTGGTCGCTGGTCGGAGCGTAGGAGGTGATAAAATTGCCCATAGCGCTACTCGCAGCATGATGTGTTGCACAGTGACCGGGCAGGGTGCGGGCGTAGCCGCCTCAATTGCCGTAAAAACGGCTTGCACCCCTCGAACGACCGATATTAAGCGTGTTCAAGATGCGCTTATCCGTCAACAGGTGCGGTTACGATAG
- a CDS encoding FAD-dependent oxidoreductase, which translates to MKTVRETVDVLVAGGGTAGHIAALQAARAGVKTAVIEAGSMLAGTMTAGGVNMPNHFYSTMGPVVLGIPWELYTKSKKIEGLPIPDYTKRRPVESPGYYSYINVPIYVAVVEEAAVKAGVIIHYHEFISDVRAVGDFWEVTSLGRGIQRVTRAREIIDATGDSDVVRILGLAVMRDEVRQPGSYQYKIEGIEYEQIWEGEVQKIYEEAMASGELQQGDFSYPNMLPFKYYLDHGGHNGTHIYNSDTSDVDGQTAANLEGRARMLRMFNFVTSSIPGCERAVLKTMYPRAVARETYRTEGEYIITKDDFMQATDFEDKICNAFNYIDMHSEERGCDVTFHDDQTLLPKVPFRALIPKGSTRITVAGRIVSAHRVALGGIRAQCICMAMGQAMGAAAALAVQRKIPSREISAKDIVALTVEHGAVPV; encoded by the coding sequence ATGAAAACCGTTAGAGAGACGGTTGATGTTTTGGTTGCTGGTGGCGGCACTGCCGGACATATTGCCGCTTTGCAGGCTGCCAGAGCTGGCGTGAAAACGGCGGTGATTGAAGCAGGATCGATGCTGGCCGGAACGATGACGGCTGGCGGGGTGAATATGCCCAATCATTTTTACAGTACCATGGGGCCGGTTGTGTTGGGTATTCCGTGGGAGCTTTATACAAAATCGAAAAAAATTGAAGGTCTGCCGATCCCCGATTATACGAAGCGGCGGCCGGTTGAATCGCCGGGGTATTACAGTTATATTAATGTGCCCATTTATGTGGCCGTGGTGGAGGAAGCAGCCGTCAAGGCGGGCGTGATTATCCATTATCACGAATTTATTTCAGACGTGAGGGCCGTGGGGGATTTTTGGGAGGTGACTTCGCTGGGGCGTGGAATCCAACGAGTGACGCGGGCGCGTGAAATTATAGATGCTACCGGCGATTCCGACGTGGTGCGGATTTTGGGCCTGGCGGTGATGCGTGACGAAGTGCGCCAGCCGGGGAGTTACCAGTACAAGATTGAGGGGATTGAATACGAGCAAATTTGGGAAGGCGAAGTCCAAAAAATTTACGAAGAAGCCATGGCGAGCGGGGAACTGCAACAAGGCGATTTTTCGTACCCAAATATGCTGCCCTTCAAATATTATCTCGACCACGGCGGACACAACGGCACACACATTTACAACTCGGATACTTCCGACGTGGACGGTCAGACCGCGGCCAATCTCGAAGGGCGTGCCCGCATGTTGCGCATGTTTAATTTCGTTACGTCTTCGATACCCGGCTGTGAGCGGGCGGTGCTAAAAACAATGTATCCGCGCGCTGTGGCGCGCGAAACCTATCGCACAGAGGGCGAATATATCATCACTAAAGATGATTTTATGCAAGCCACAGACTTTGAAGACAAAATTTGCAACGCCTTCAATTATATAGATATGCACAGCGAAGAGCGCGGCTGCGACGTCACTTTTCATGACGATCAAACCCTGTTGCCAAAAGTGCCCTTCCGGGCGTTGATTCCCAAGGGCAGTACGCGCATCACCGTTGCTGGACGCATCGTTTCGGCACACCGTGTGGCCTTAGGCGGAATCCGCGCCCAATGTATTTGCATGGCGATGGGGCAGGCCATGGGCGCAGCCGCGGCTTTGGCTGTACAGCGCAAAATTCCCTCACGAGAGATTAGCGCGAAAGATATTGTCGCCCTAACCGTTGAGCACGGGGCAGTACCCGTATAA